One Drechmeria coniospora strain ARSEF 6962 chromosome 01, whole genome shotgun sequence genomic region harbors:
- a CDS encoding RTA1 like protein family: protein MSVPPGVETFGPDSPCTLDTCPVEWSIYGYRPSLAANVTFLVLFALVGLVHIYLGCRWRSWGFMVGMILGCLSEIIGYAGRIMLWSNPFSFVGFMIQIICLTIAPVFFTASIYVTLSKAIMYFGPDLSRFKPQLFYWIFIPFDIVCLILQATGGAMSTNSDGQDNTGVDISMAGLALQVIVLTAFVVCFADYMIRYWRSGRTAAFTWRIKAFFAGLSVAITLILARCAYRVAELRDGYRGELIKEEVPFIILEGVFIVLASMALFFGHPGLVFKRDEPAKADNESGGGTPEQKQEVSTS, encoded by the exons ATGTCGGTCCCTCCCGGCGTCGAGACCTTCGGGCCCGACTCCCCCTGCACCCTTGACACCTGCCCCGTCGAGTGGAGCATCTACGGGTAccggccgtcgctcgccgccaacgtcactttcctcgtcctcttcgccctcgtcggcctcgtccacaTCTATCTCGGCTGCCGGTGGAGGAGCTGGGGCTTCATGGTCGGCATGATCCTCGGCTGCCTGAGCGAGATCATCGGCTACGCCGGCCGCATCATGCTCTGGAGCAACCCGTTTTCCTTTGTCGGCTTCATGATCCAAATCA TTTGCCTCACCATCGCTCCCGTCTTCTTCACCGCCTCCATCTACGTCACCCTCTCCAAGGCCATCATGTACTTCGGGCCCGACCTGTCGCGCTTCAAGCCCCAGCTCTTCTACTGGATCTTCATCCCCTTCGACATCGTCTGCCTCATCCTGCAGGCGACGGGCGGCGCCATGTCGACCAACTCGGACGGCCAGGACAACACGGGCGTCGACATCTCCATGGCCGGCCTCGCGCTGCAGGTCATCGTCCTGACGGCCTTTGTCGTCTGCTTCGCCGATTACATGATCCGCTACTGGCGCTCCGGCCGCACGGCCGCCTTCACCTGGCGCATCAAGGCATTCTTCGCCGGCCTCTCGGTCGCCATCACCTTGATCCTCGCCCGTTGCGCCTAccgcgtcgccgagctgcgcGACGGCTACCGCGGCGAGCTGATCAAGGAGGAGGTCCCCTTCATCATCCTCGAGGGCgtcttcatcgtcctcgcctccatGGCCCTCTTCTTCGGCCACCCCGGGTTGGTCTTCAAGCGCGACGagccggccaaggccgacaaCGAGAGCGGCGGGGGCACGCCCGAGCAGAAGCAGGAGGTTTCCACAAGCTGa